One stretch of Aythya fuligula isolate bAytFul2 chromosome 24, bAytFul2.pri, whole genome shotgun sequence DNA includes these proteins:
- the PHOSPHO1 gene encoding phosphoethanolamine/phosphocholine phosphatase, protein MKRCCEGVGLPCLFKGVGMASSQPPKYLLIFDFDETIINENSDDSIIRAAPGQALPEHIRQTFCEGFYNEYMQRVLTYMGDQGVKMGDFKTVYENIPLSPGMPDLLQFLSKNHEVFEIILISDANMFGIECNLRAAGFYSLFRKIFSNPSSFDKRGYFTLGPYHSHKCLDCPANMCKRKILTEYLAERAQEEVEFERVFYVGDGANDFCPSVTLTSADIAFPRKGYPMHRMTQEMENKQPGAFQATVVPWESATEVTRYLQDVLKKC, encoded by the exons atgaaaaggtgCTGTGAGGGTGTTGGGCTGCCATGCCTGTTTAAG GGTGTTGGTAtggccagctcccagcctccaAAGTACCTCCTCATCTTCGACTTTGATGAGACCATCATCAATGAGAACAGTGATGACTCCATCAtcagggcagcaccagggcaggCACTTCCAGAGCACATCCGGCAGACCTTCTGTGAGGGCTTCTACAACGAGTACATGCAGCGTGTCCTGACGTACATGGGAGACCAAGGTGTCAAGATGGGGGACTTCAAGACTGTATATGAGAACATTCCCCTGTCCCCTGGCATGCCTGACCTCTTGCAGTTCCTCTCCAAGAACCATGAAGTCTTTGAGATCATCCTCATCTCCGATGCCAACATGTTTGGCATTGAATGCAATCTGAGGGCAGCTGGTTTCTACTCTCTCTTCCGCAAAATCTTCAGCAACCCATCCAGCTTTGACAAAAGGGGGTACTTCACCTTGGGGCCCTACCACAGCCACAAGTGCCTTGACTGCCCAGCCAACATGTGCAAACGCAAAATCCTAACAGAGTATCTGGCAGAGAGAGCCCAGGAAGAGGTGGAGTTTGAGAGGGTCTTTTATGTGGGAGACGGTGCCAATGACTTCTGCCCTTCTGTGACTTTGACTTCAGCTGATATTGCTTTCCCACGGAAGGGTTACCCCATGCACCGGATGACGCAAGAGATGGAGAATAAGCAACCTGGAGCTTTCCAGGCCACTGTTGTTCCCTGGGAGTCAGCTACAGAGGTCACCCGCTATCTCCAGGATGTCCTCAAGAAGTGTTGA
- the ABI3 gene encoding ABI gene family member 3 yields MSELQQLQQCDIPAARQVLRDNHCNLHRVADYCESNYVQASDKQKALEETMAFSTQSLASVAYQVSSLATTLLQLLDLQVAELRKVEANISCRIDMHKEKVSRREIGSLTISKRFPAHQKIMSPPSPPCLEPYYRKPLNFSILDDIGHGIKDHSTQLSRTGTLSRKGIKSTTQSAGTLGRSTRVPEPIQPPVVPLGKLSTASSTSSLTSVRYRHGSERPRDLPPPPLGDLALPPLDIIPPVSDDLEPLLLPPPALPDLEDFTPPLPPDVEEPPWVPASYLEKVVTLYPYAQQKDNELSFQPGALIYVTRRYSDGWCEGVMGEEVGFFPGNYVEPF; encoded by the exons ATGtcggagctgcagcagctgcagcagtgtgaCATCCCCGCAGCCAGGCAGGTCCTGCGCGACAACCACTGCAATCTCCACCGGGTCGCTGACTACTGCGAGAGCAACTATGTGCAG GCGAGTGATAAGCAGAAGGCGCTGGAGGAGACAATGGCATTTAGCACCCAGTCCCTGGCCAGTGTAGCGTACCAGGTCAGCAGCCTGGCCACCACTTTGCTCCAGCTGCTAGACCTGCAGGTGGCCGAGCTGCGGAAGGTGGAGGCCAACATCAGCTGC AGGATTGACATGCACAAGGAGAAAGTTTCTCGACGGGAGATTGGCTCATTGACCATCAGCAAGAGGTTTCCAGCCCACCAGAAGATCATGTCACCTCCCAGCCCACCCTGCCTGGAGCCCTACTACAGGAAACCCCTCAACTTTAGCATCCTGGATGACATTGGTCATGGCATAAAG GACCACAGCACCCAGCTCTCCCGCACAGGCACCCTGTCTCGGAAAGGGATTAAGTCAACCACACAGTCTGCAGGCACCCTGGG GAGGAGCACCCGTGTCCCTGAGCCCATACAACCACCTGTGGTTCCTCTGGGAAAGCTCTCCACAGCCTCGTCCACCTCCTCTCTGACATCAGTCAGGTACAGGCACGGTTCTGAAAGGCCCAGGG ACCTACCCCCCCCACCGCTGGGGGACCTGGCCTTACCTCCACTGGACATCATccccccag TTTCTGATGACCTCgagccactgctgctgccaccaccagctTTGCCTGACCTTGAAGATTTCACCCCACCACTGCCACCAGATGTGGAGGAGCCCCCCTGGGTCCCAGCAAGCTACCTGGAGAAAG TGGTGACCCTCTATCCCTATGCACAGCAGAAGGACAACGAGCTCTCCTTCCAGCCCGGGGCCCTCATCTACGTCACACGGAGGTACTCGGATGGATGGTGTGAGGGTGTCATGGGCGAGGAAGTAGGTTTCTTCCCTGGCAATTATGTGGAGCCCTTCTGA